Part of the Numenius arquata chromosome 5, bNumArq3.hap1.1, whole genome shotgun sequence genome is shown below.
cttatagatatatatatatctctatctcATCACAAATGAAAGTGGTAGTTTTCTAAAATCAGCCCCATATTTCTGAAGTTTGCTATTTCCGTGCATGAGACTTCCAATGCCCCCTCCTTTAGAGGGAGACCTAACTCCAAGCCAGCTTTGAGGTTTTTCTTATGGAAGTTTGAGACAGCTACTTCGCTGTCAGGCGAGCCCAGAGCCGTCAGCATTGTGGAGGGAATGGCTTACCCCTGCAGAAAATATCTATCCCAAAAGCCTTTTTGTCATTATCAGAAGGAGCTTTAAGTCATTCACCCTGACCTGTGCACCATGTACGACTTTAGTCCTTCGCCTCTGTTCTTCATGGTGCTGCTGTAGATGTGAAGCAATGCCCCAGTCAGAGCATTTCCCACCAGCACCAAGCAATGAAAGGAGGCACAAGGGGAGCTGGCTAGTGCCTGGCCCCCGAGTTAGCCACGCTACTGCTTCTCAAGACCCATCTCTGCTATTTGGTAGCTAATACAGAGCAAGACAGACAGAAGCTGCTTTCTGGGACCCAGTGTACCTGCGGCAGGATGGTCCCTGTCTCCAGTGGGAGCAGGGAGACTCCTGGAGTCTGGGTGGCAGAGTGGTATTCAAGCACATGGGTACACGGAGGGAGGGCCGGGAAATCAGGTCACACGCGTTCCCTGTTCAAGATAGAGGGAAGGTGATGAGAAGCACCTTCGTGGACAAAGATGGGTCCTTATATCCAGTGATCAGAGAAGATCACGCTCCAAGCCAGAATGCTCTGTAATTCCCTACATATCTGCTTAAGACTTGGTGAATGGACAGGCCATTCTTTGCTCTGGAACAGTGAATTAAGAGCCTTGAATTTGCTGAACACCCTGATTTGAgttagaacagaaccaatttcagtaattttacttttctgttaagtctcttctaactaactgcactttctgaaatgaacagcatattcttcagacagtgtctgcttccagagtgataacaTTTGATCTTTATAGCGAACACCAAGGAATGGCGTGtggagaggctcctgcttacacttatggctataacagccaaggtcagctgtGTTATGTCCCCCGTCGGAGGGCTGGTACCGGTGGGTGTACAGTGCTATGGCATCGACAGTTGTGTCAAACCAGTACTCAGCACAAgaaggtaattttaaaaaaagagacacacATGTATAATGAGTATTTAAGAGCACGCCAGAGGCTCTTGACGCTACAAAAATATCTCAGGAACCTATCCCAGGAACCTGAAGTAAAGCCTCTGTGTTCAAATATGCTCTGCAGTGTTCCTTCTTGCTCCTTTCCTTAGTTATGGCAAAACACGAGTCAAAGGGATGCCCAGTTCTCTTGCCTGAGAGATCATTCAAAGAAAAGGCTCCTGCAGCCTTTCCCTAGACTAGGTCCATTTTGAGATGCAGAATGAAGGGGATGTGAGCTTGAAGAgttttgttgagggtttttttgtagtgCTTGTCTCTTTGCACTGTTATGACTCTAATCTCACAGCTTGAGGTGGTTTGAGCAGACATGCTCCGATACAAGCCTTAATGCCAAAGAAGGATTTGTAGATGAGGAAGCCACCATAGCTGTCAAAGGCTAGGGAGCAGCAGGTGTGCTGTGCCCCTGTCCTGAATGTCCTGATTCAGGTAAACCAAAGGTTCTACCAAATAGTATAagtagaatcataggatcacagaatggtttgggttggaagggaccttaaagatcgtcaagttccaccccccctgccatgggcagggacacctcccactagagcaggttgctcaaagccccatccagcctggccttgaacacttccagggatgtagTGGTCTAGAGAGAGGACCAAGGATGATTAAAGGTGTGGACTGGTTTCGTTAAGCGGGAAAATTGAATAAATGAGTACTTTACAGCTTGGAAAAGAGATACTGGATGAAGGGCAGTAACGATAACCACTGTTTTACCCCATAACACAAGAATGtatggaaaacataaaaaaatgtaTGGCAGGTCTAAAACACAAGCAGATTTACTACAAGAAGGATCACAAGAtcatttaattctgcttttggcATTGTTAAATGCTCATAAAAGATGAGCCTCCTCGCTCCTGGAGAGATGCGACTCATTGCATGCCGAGGAAAGAAAGGAATCTGAGCCTTACCTTTTTAGTCAGTCTCATACCcactaagttatttttaaaaaaaaaaaaaaagttttcctacaGCTGTGTCTTAGAAGGAAGTAGCCACTGTTCTTTGTGAAGAACAGAATCCTGAAAAGGCTGAAGCCATGTTAAATCCTGAATCAAGTTTCTTGAAGGACTTGGTTGAATCCTAACCCCGAATCTCATTTCTGAAACCAAATCTTGATATAAACATGAATTACACACTTTGCAGCTCAGAAGAACAGATCTTAATAGGTAGAGAGACAAAGAATTAGGCTACGAGATACAAAAACTATCGAAAAACATTGCCACCTTTGAAGATAAAAGCAAATGAAGGTGAGGTAAGTGGCAAGGTGAGAATGGTGTCTCTGTCATGTAGGAGTTTAGACAGCATCCCTCTCACATGCATTCTAAATACTCGGAGAGCTAAGTAAGAAATTTTCTAACAGAACTGAGAAACTGCGAATCACATTGGAAAAGGAGAGCAGGCAATTCGTTACTGAAGGTACTAATTTTCATTGTAAATGAATCACTCAGCCCGTCAGCATAATGGCTGTCATATCCAGATTAATCTTTCATTTAATTTCCAGAACTCTGCAGACCTCAGCTGGGATATAAATCTCATCTCTGTTTCTGGTGTTCACTCAGCTTTAGCCAAGCAAAATGCCTTTCGTTCCTATTGAACAAGGCTGAAAAGCCAGAACTGTGGTCAATGCAATAGAGCACTGCTGACAGATAGGAGACTACCCAATAGCCATTGATAAGAATATATAGAACAGCCACAGTTAGAAGAGCAGTTGTCTTTCTTTCACCTCCGAAATCAGTGGATTAAAATCAGAGAATCACTTACTGGATAGCTGTGCTCATGAGAGCAAAATCCCAAAGAATAACTAcaaatgcatataaaaatgtaCCGGTTGTAGAACATCTTTGCTATTTCCTGTTCAGCTTTCCCTGTTCCAAATGGTTATAAATCCATCACTCGCTAACTGCATTTATCTTGCCAGTCTTGTTCTCTCCTGTCTCTTCTCTACTACTCTCTTCTTGCTGTAGGAGGTAAGCAGCAATACACATGGGCGATATTGCTGGTCTGTGTCAGCTTTGTATTAATCAGAGTCAGCCTGGGAAAGACTGAAGTACCAGCAGAAGGCTACTATTCCATATATTTCTCACTGTAACAAATGCCATTAGTTGTATTTGCCATATCATTTTGCATAATGTACTTAAGACTATCTTATCACTAAGTCCAATGTGACACTTTACAGTACATAACAACCACCAAATGCACATCACACCAAAGGCTTGTCATCATTATTTTCTactaaatcatattttttttcttatctctttttttaattgacaaaTTAACAGCAGGTCCTTAAGTTTCTGAAAATACAACTTATCTTTCCTCGTATTGTCTCCTGGTCAGAGCAAGCCGGTTTCTGAAGGGCAGAGGAGTGAAATCAGGCTGTAATTCCTGCTGCAGGAGTTTGGTCCCATTCCTGGCTCGAGAGGCAATGAGCTACTTTCAGCCAGTGAAGGACATTAACAGCCACCTGCGCTGTGCAAACACTTGCAACTGATAATCACAATTAGTTCTCACTCCCTTGCCTTGAGAAGACTTGCCTGCTGTTAACTCCTGCCATCCAACCCTTTGCAAGCTCCTTGCATTCCCCCTTTTTTAGGGCTCCAGCAGGTTGTGACTCGCTGTTTGAGAAACAACCCCCATAGATGATAAATTTTCaagcaatattattattattgctgtgaCTTTATGCCGATTGTAGCAGGAATGTGTTCTCCAGCATGGGCAGAAGGTAGAAATAAATATGTAGCTGAACGTGAGCAAATTTTTGCTGTCGAGTAAAACCAAAACACTGTTAAAGAGAGAAGGGATGTGGACACGGTTGTCAAATGACAACTTGTAGATAACATCTCTTCTACAGATTCAGGTGACAAATTTATTTACATTGTTTAGTGGTTTTGTGTAATGGTGTgctgatatggtttagtgatgggttttgccagtgttcggttgatggttggactcgatgatctgaaaggtccccttccaacccaggcaattctatgattctatgcatacACTACCTTGGGAAAATGCTGTCCCTGGCATTAGGATTACCACCACTGTCACTCCAGAAATCTGTGTAGCAGTAGGGTGGCATTAACCAACAGACACAAGTTCAGTACTTATCACTGGGTGCTTACTTTCTGGCAGCTCTCGATGAATTCGTCTATGGTAACTACTCCATCTTTGTTTTTGTCCATTTTCTGTTGAGAAAGAATAAGAATGTATGTTTATCATCCTGAAATACTGTGTAAAGGAAgtcctttttattatttgtttcagcTATGTGTCAGCCTAGGAACAACTAGGCCAAAATGCTGTGAAGATGTAGTAAGTGATATACTAGAATAAGCTTAAGGAGCTTATTGTTGAAAAAGCAAGGTGTAATGAGTAGATCTGAGAAACTTGGGATGGAAccacaagagaagaaaaaggattaCAGAACTGGTAGGATATGCAAAACTGTTACAATAATGAAAAATTTTCCATACCTGCTCCCAGAGCAGTCTTTTTGGCTCCATATGTTACCTGACCCAcctggaaaaatgtttccacatgTTGTCTAGGCGCATCCTCCTTGAGAACAGGATAGGTGCATTTCCCCATCATATCATATATTGCTTTCATGATATCAAGCAtttcctgaagagaaaaaaaaatgtctgtggaATATGAGGTGCGTTGTAGACACTGCTTTGACTCAACACATTTTTAGGATTtacattttagaataaaatttgAGATTGTGCCTGTTATTTCATGACTGGACAGCTTCAAGGAACTATTATGTTCCTAGAAATTCTAGCATGTTAGTTCAGCTTTCATAGATGAACTTGTTAAATGGATGCAGATGTatgaatttgattttaaatgaTTTAGAATGTGTGCAAGTTCATGGATTGTCAGACAAATCTCCTGAGGTCTTGTGAATAAAAGCAGTTCTGTAACAGCAAGTGAATGGTCAAAACACATCAACTTCTCACAACTgagttttccttaaagaaaatagaaacaccCATGCACACACCTGCACATATGCAGACTCCTCCTTTTATAACAAAAGCTTTGTATTTTGTTAACAGAGTGCCTTGTGAAAACTGTAAGaatcattataaaaaaaaggcatttgccaGTATGCTGAGAAATTATTCTATAGATCACCTATTTCTGTAATCACAGTGTTTTTCTAAaagtataaattataaatattatatatagttatataaagACTCGATTTtgaaaaactatttatttttatgaaggcACTCATTAGGTCCCTCTGAATTTAAGCGTGTGTTTAAATCCTTGCAGAGTGAAAGATGTAGGAATCCTTTTATATAAActctgtttcaaagaaaaatttttagaagtaattttaTACAAGAGGTAACAATTGTGTCCAACTTAATTCTTTTTTGTCCAAATATCCTACTGAACTACTTTGTTCTACTCACTGTATGTGCCCttttcaatttttatatatacctttaaaatgagaaaattaccTTATTATTTTAGCATATTAGTTTCATAATATATGTTTATTTGTTACCATGTCTAATTTGAGAATGAAGCCAATCTTCTCTGAAAGCAGGACTTACATATACAACCTTTAGTTTCAGTGATTAGTGTAAAAAGTAGACCTTACCTCCTTAGTTATATATCCATCCTTATTTATATCATACAAATTGAAAGCCCAGTTCAGTTTCTCCTGTACTGTCCCTCGGAGTAAAATTGAGAGACCCATAACAAAATCCTAAATAGACAAAAGATCTTGGTCAGTTTGGAATTAAGCAGTTTTTCCCAAACATTCAAAAATCCAGAATAATGCATTCGTCAGAAGTACAGAAATcttgaaagatgttttgtttctatttcttttgcttcATAGTAAATGTTAAGGATTGCTggttatttaaataattaaaaatctagGCACCGTATGCTACACTCATAATAAGTAAATTGAGTAATTTGCTATAAAATAAGCCATAATTTTCTGTTTGTGGATTTATCCTCTGAAATGCCTCACATAAGCAGTTGCTGTTGAACCAGGGAAAAGCAATCCTCACAGTTTAATGGTCCAAAAAAAGAGCTTAAGTGGGAGTAAGATTAATCTAAGCACAGGAGACCAATTTTGGGAGAACTATCTACTAAGGAACATTAAATTCTTGTTAAATCTCTACATTGTTGGAAACGGAATATGTGGTTCCCAGACCTCTTAGATCAATCTGTGCAGTCAACATTTGAACGTTCGTGTATACTACAGTACAACTCAAGACTTAAACCTTTTATTGGAAATATCATAGGGAATAATATTTGTTATGTATCTATGTGCCCCCTTAATGGTTTTGTGACCTGCCAGTGCTCTATTGCTGTAAAGCTATTCCACAGAAATAAATCAGAAGACTTTTgagattttttatatataatgtttGGTTACAGATTTTTGTTTCATAATTAATACTCTTTTGAAAGCACAAACCTCATTTACATTTAGTGAGCATCTTCCAGATTGGAGAAAATATCGACTGGGATGTGTCATCACCTGTCTTCTGTATTTCTTAGCATGTTAGCTTTTTTTAAAtagtggcctttttttttcctaactctcTCCTCcacctttttctgtttgataagcTTGTAGACCCATAAATCTGTGAAATCGTCGCCATAATAGGTTGAGCAACATATGCCAAGAGCTTATATTTGAATGTGCACTTCTCCGTCGTTGGCAAAAAGACATACAAGATGTCTTAAAGTAACATTAAAGCACAGAAAGTATTTCTTATCAGCAGTTTATGCATTTCCTTAAAAGAGGAGCAGTGAAAAAGACTACCCGGGTTAGACGTAAAGGTCTGATGTACCACACAGTCAAGTAAGTACACCCGATCAGGTGAAGCATACACAGATATCATGGCCTCAGATGGGCTAAGTAGTCCTAGCTCTTTTGACAGCTTCAGACTTTTTAACAATTCAAGTGGTACGCTCTGGGTTTTCTTAGTCTGCCATAAATTTATGTCTTACTGGTAAATGTGCCCTTTGGGGTAAATGGATACATGAATCTTGAAAGAGTTTTGCTCAGCTTGTCTTGTCTACATCTCAATGACTAATCGAGGGTCACAGGGTTAAATCTCCAAACAGCTCTTTAACAATGTACTATTAAGTATTAAAATGTTCAAGAAATTCAGAACAGATTTGATCACATTACAGCATTAGCAATTAACCTTTTTTAATTCAGTACCGTTTCTTCATATCTTTTCTGCACTGTTTTACATTCTTGACGTAGCCTTTCCTGAAGTCCTTTGCAGAGGTCTCcaataactttattttcttaGAGTATTACATTTCAggactttgaatttatttttaatttggcaCCAGCAATACTTTGGCATTTGTTCTATCTAAACcatatctatttttcttttcctggttatTTCTCTTCCCGCCTGTCTTTGATGTACAACCCGTATGTTATCTGGCTTCCTGGCACCATTTATATCCCCTTGTCCAAGGCTGCCCCTCTATCACTGGTGTTAAAAgccacacatcaaaaaaaaattgactttatGCTGTTTTGCATAGGACTGAATGTCTGTATAAAAGCTGTGACAACTCAAAACCTTCCAGATATGTGCTCTAAACTCTGCAAGAGCAGGTCATCTCCTTCCATAATACATCAACATGCTTGGGAATTATACGTAGATCAGCTGCATTGCCTTCATCTGAGTGTTGTGCAGGAGTCCATCTCAGGAACAATAGAAAGGACTTGTCGTAAAAGGAAGTTGTGATGAGCAGAATAAGAAGCAGTTAGGATGGAATAGCTTTTCTATACACTTAGGTATGTACAACTGAAGAATATAGCAATAAAATCATAGAGAAGTGAAAAAATCTGATTCAATGGAGATAGGCTAAATCCACAGAGTATTTTGGGCCAGATCCTCAAAGAGAAAAAGGCTCTGCATGGTGAAAGGCAACATGTGTGTCAGGATTTGTACAGCTATGCTAGCTGTTAAACTAATAAGCCAGTGCAGAAAGACATAGTAAAGCGCCGGTACGTGGGGTAGCAGCTAAGCCCAGAGAACGTCTGTCTATATCCTTGTTACCAACAACTCGGTGATGCATGTATCAGGCACACCATTTAGCACGGAGCACGAACCCAAAACCTCATTACAGTATTGAAGTACCCAGATGcgtttttctttctggtttagaCAACTGATTTCTGTGGAGAGAGGGATTCTACCTTTAGAACCTCtttatttttgaagcaaaattCACAGTACCGCTTGGACACTTACATCTCCTAAGGATGAAAACACTGTCCACTGAGAGGGACAGTCCTGCTCAGCGGAGCACCTAATGAGGAAAGGTGCATCTAGTATAGGGTCACAAAGGAGCCTAAAACTCCGGAGGAGGTCTGGACTCAGACACAACTCTAGGTCAGGTCTCTCTGCAGTCTGTGACAGAGAGGTTAGAAGCACAGAAGCCTGTGCTTTGGTACCTGCCTTTGGTACTTTTGTACTCCTTTCCACAGCCTCCTGTTTCTGAGTGTGCTCGCACCTGCGAAGACCTCCATTAAATGCCAAACTCTCCTGTGCCTAACTTTGATTCTGCAAAAAAAGGGAGATGTCTCACTGAAGGGCTGCAAAATGGAGCATCACTGAACCTGTACTGGGGATTCTGTCCCCTCGGAATCACAGCCTGCTCACTTCTCAGTTCTGCACTACAACTGGATAGAGCCTCTGGTTGTCACCTGGGATTAActcatatttgattttttttccagcagtgatTAATTATCTCTTAGCAAGGTTGTTGATGACTTTCTGATTGCTTTATCCCTCAGTAAATCTTTGGGGAGAATTAgttcattaataaattaattaacaaGCTTAATAGTGTGCTGTCTCAAATCCATAGGAAAGCTTAAAATTATTCCACCTGATGTGGAACACCTTTATGTCTTGTTCAAGGCCAGAAGAAGTAGGTAGGCAGGCACCTAAAGCCATTTTCATATTTAGCCCTTAGGTTTTGGAAAGGAATCAGGTGTTGATTTTATTCACAGAAGGCAGAGCCCTGGTGCACCTGAAACAAAGATCACTGAGGAGGAGCTGCTGTTAAGAGCAATATATTTCTTTGTAGCTATTTTACACCTGCTagtattaaaatgtttataaGATCACCACTGTCCTGAGAAAAATTAGCTCATTTCCTCCTACATGACATGAACAAGACTTTTTGTGTTGAACACAGAATCACACTTAGATACATTCATTAAACTGCTACCCTCATATTACTGCCTTGGAGACAATGACTGTTCATCACTGTTAATAGTGCAATACCAAAGTTGAGTTTCATCTTAGCATCTGGACTCTCCTATAGAACTGAGTTAACATGCTTGTTAACTTATTAAGTAATGCAAAATTCTCGGGTAACAATTGAGGAATAAAGCAATCTGAAAACCACCAACAACTTTGCTAAGAattattgatctttttttttgagaaacaaatacaagcttgtttttgatgaaaaatgacaaaacatcTCAATTGCATTTGGGCACAATGCTGTGCTTTAAGGCACTGAGAATTAGTGGGATTACTGAGTGACTTTTCTCTCATGAAGATCACATTTAGAATAGCCTTCTGTATCTACATCTGCTTCTACAACAAAGTAAGGATACTGATTTGAATATTTGCATAAGGGTGCAATCTGCTTTACCTTTGACTACATGTCTCAAGTTAATTAACCTCAATTTTCCTGACTCTGTAAATAGCCTTGAGGCCCAGATCTTCATTTTGGTTCAGTTACAATACTCATGCAGCAAGTGGAAACCTTGCTTTCACGTCTGTCTCtctctgatggaaaaaaagaacttcAGTTCACTGATATGCCAAAGGAGCCCTTCAATAGCTGGGTCACTAGGTTACCTGAAACTCTGTTTGTCCCTCATGATAAAGCAAAACTAGTTGGCATAACTAATAAAATAAGTTAGTCTCAAAATTGATGCAATCATGGGATAAGGAGAGATAGATTGGTTCAAAACTTTAAGAACGCAGCAATCTCACCAAGCAATCTCATCCAATGGAGGTGTGCATTTAAGTTGTGCTAAAGTCTAACACTTCATTGTTGACGGTTGAGGATTTgaggaaaaaggagcaaaaagctAGAAcaaattctctttcttcttccccacaaCTCCAGCTATCACTGCTTCATTAGAAAAAGGAGAGTGCAACACAAAAAATATCATTCTTACCTACacctttcagatttttctttcctttttacatAGAGCTGGAGTGTTTTCATGAAAGCTCAttacattaaattttatttactccTACACTTTTATATAGAAAGTAAATTGGGatgaatgtttattttattctccaaatgtttaaatcccctcctttttctccactttttgtgcttttttttttttcctaatggaaatTAGAAAACTATAGTATGGATTGCTATAGAAAGAATTCAACACAGTTGCACCTGGCataaaaaggagcaggaaaaaaaaaaagacattattgtACTTTTCACATTTTACAATATCTACTTTCATATTTTCCGGCTGCTTTCTTATGATTAGAAAAAACCCTGAACATTTTTAACACGAGGAGGATGCTTTTAGAACAGCTATCACACAGTTTGTAAGTatgctttggtgggcacctggcgtccAGCCAGGTTCAACCCATCACAGTGATATCAGCCTTTGCAGATGATGACATCGGCCTTAATACGGAAAGGCAGAATTTTGAAAACAAGTTGAGCGGTTAAATAGAGGAAGGATGAATTTCAAACACTTGTGCTTTTAAATGAATTtgctttaaagccttttttttgtaGAGCCTTCTCCTGGAAACTAAGAGTGTGAGCAATCCTGTTTTGGCTGAGTCATCCCCATATCATTAGTTGTAGTTCAGAGTCCTTCTCACCTTGCAGAGGCAGGGAGGAATTTAAGGATTATTTAATATAACTTGCGTATAAATTGGGTTACCTTTTAAATTAACAGATTTATAAAAATGTTACACAGCAACACAGTCCGAGTTATCATTTTGGGATATACAACTGTAAAATAATTATGAGTTCCATTAATACATTGGAAAAACTTGAAACTTGAGTCACATAAGGTAAATTTTTCATAATGTGAGCCAtataaaaaaagccaccaaactgGACTTAAGTACAAGGAATGGCAAAAATATTCAATTGCAGAGAAAGAAGTAACAGCGTCACTTACCTCAAAACTTACAGATCCGTTGTGATCAGTGTCAAATGCATTAAACAGAAAATGTGCATAAGTTGTGGAATCTAcaatttaaaacagtaaaaataattcatAGTAAGCACatcttatttaatttaatttcattccctgaaaaaaaaaaattgatatcaAGATACACTTTGATACCAAAATTTGATAGCAAGAATAAATTTTCAATTCagtttaaacttcttttttgtcAGGGGAGCAGGGATAATTTATAAGTGCAAGTAAGTGTGTAGCTGCAGTGTTAGGAATGGAAAGTCTAGAATTCTAGTCTAgaatatcttt
Proteins encoded:
- the KCNIP4 gene encoding Kv channel-interacting protein 4 isoform X5, coding for MSGCRKRCKREILKFAQYLLRLITGSLHTDTVEDEMEMATVRHRPEALELLEAQSKFTKKELQILYRGFKNECPSGVVNEETFKEIYSQFFPQGDSTTYAHFLFNAFDTDHNGSVSFEDFVMGLSILLRGTVQEKLNWAFNLYDINKDGYITKEEMLDIMKAIYDMMGKCTYPVLKEDAPRQHVETFFQKMDKNKDGVVTIDEFIESCQKDENIMRSMQLFENVI
- the KCNIP4 gene encoding Kv channel-interacting protein 4 isoform X6 produces the protein MEMATVRHRPEALELLEAQSKFTKKELQILYRGFKNIGCSSFLVFHFFQECPSGVVNEETFKEIYSQFFPQGDSTTYAHFLFNAFDTDHNGSVSFEDFVMGLSILLRGTVQEKLNWAFNLYDINKDGYITKEEMLDIMKAIYDMMGKCTYPVLKEDAPRQHVETFFQKMDKNKDGVVTIDEFIESCQKDENIMRSMQLFENVI
- the KCNIP4 gene encoding Kv channel-interacting protein 4 isoform X4, which gives rise to MNLEGLEMIAVLIMIVLFVKVLEQFGLIEAGLEDTVEDEMEMATVRHRPEALELLEAQSKFTKKELQILYRGFKNECPSGVVNEETFKEIYSQFFPQGDSTTYAHFLFNAFDTDHNGSVSFEDFVMGLSILLRGTVQEKLNWAFNLYDINKDGYITKEEMLDIMKAIYDMMGKCTYPVLKEDAPRQHVETFFQKMDKNKDGVVTIDEFIESCQKDENIMRSMQLFENVI